A segment of the Candidatus Zixiibacteriota bacterium genome:
TAATGTAGTCGGCGACGGCAATAAGGTTGTCATGAGCCGACGCTACCGCAATTCCAATTCCGGCGGCCTGGGCCAGGGTCACGTCCATAATATCGTTACCGATAAATACTGTTTGTTTGAGATCAAAACCAAGCTTTTTCTTTTTCAAATATTCTCCGACGATGCGAGCTTTGTCACCATGAGCCTGAATGACGTGTTTGATTTTTAAATCTTTCATGCGCGAAGTCGTAGCCGGAGAGGGGCGGTTGGACATAATCATTATCTCGAGTCCCGAGCGCATCGCCAGAACCATCGACAGCCCATCGCCGATATGGAATTTCTTGAGTTCAAAGCCGTCGGGACCCATATAAATATGATCGTCGGTCAAAACGCCGTCAACGTCGAGAATGAGGGCCTTGACCTTCTTGAAACGCTCCATCAATTGCCGTTTGGCCAGGTATTTCTTTTTGGTCGGCATCTATTTTCCAATAATCTCCAGAATCTGTTTCAATAATCGGGGCATCTGGTCGAGGGGCAATTGCGTGGCCGCGTCCGATTTGGCCCGCGACGGTTCGGGGTGAGTTTCGACAAACAGACCATCGATTCCAACTGCGGCGGCGGCCCGGGCAAGGGTGACAATAAACTGCTTGTCGCCTCCCGAATAAGTTCCCATCCCGCCGGGACGCTGCACCGAGTGAGTGGCGTCATAAACGACCGGATACCCGAAACTTCTCATAATTTCAATCGACCGAAAATCGACGACGAGGTTGTTGTAACCGAAAGTCGTTCCACGTTCGGTCAGCATGATTTTTTTACCGTTTTCCCCAACTCCCTTTTCGGCGGCTTCTTTCATATTTTCCGGCGAGAGAAACTGCCCCTTTTTTATATTGACCCATTTGCCGGTCGCGGCCGCCGCCCGGATAAGTTCAGTCTGACGGCACAAAAAGGCCGGAATCTGAAGGACATCGATGTTTTTGGCCAGTTCAATCTCGTTCGTTTCATGAATATCGGTCAAAACAGGGAGGTCGAACTTCGTCCGGACTTTTTCGAGAATGGCTATCGCTTCGTCGTCACCGATTGAGGCAAACGACTTACCCGATGTGCGGTTGGCTTTGCGGTATGATGATTTATATATTAACGGAAGCTTGAGCTTTTCGCATAGATTTTTGAGATATTCGGCCGTCTCGAATGTCGTCTTTTCGTCTTCGACGACACAATTCCCGGCAATGAGAAAAAAAATTTCCCCGATTCCAATTTTATTAATCATTTCATCCATAGATGGGAAATATATAAGTATTGTCTCCGATGGGCAAGCGGGAAAGCCCCTTATTCAAATGGTGGAATTTCGATATTGCTTGAAGATAGTGCTTTCTTTTGCAGACTAAAATTATCTAATTCATTCTTAAAATCCTCATATAGAATAACTCTATCTTCTAAATATTCGCACCCAGAATTGTTGACCGTGTCGGCAAAGCTCTTGTCCGAAGTGACGATATAATCACATAGATCTAGATAAACCGTTTGCACGATATCGCAATAATCACTTTCTCTTGGCCTTTTTCGCCTATCCGGTCTCAGATACTTCTTGAATAGATTGGCGCAGGAATACTTAAAATAAGTAAGACCCCGCAATTTGGTTTCAATTTGATCTATAGAATAATTATCTTTCAAAGACTCTAAACCAAAGTGCTTAATCCCCTCAAGTAAAAAGGTTTTTCTCATACAATTCATAAATATTCGTGATTTGATAATTGAATGTTGTTCTTTCTTTGCCAAATGATCAATATTCTTAAGTCGATTCTCGATGTAATTTATTGAAAAGCGGTGGTTCTCCTTTAATTTGAAAGCTATTTCATTTTGTAAAGCCTCAAATTGTTTTTTGAAGTTCGCATAATTTGTGCAAATACTTAGTCTCCTAAATATTTGTAGCCAATTTTTCCCTTTTTCCTGTGTTTCATTAATTGATGATAAGTGTGCTGTATTTCTCAAATGTATTGCCGTATCAGGAAATATATGCTTATTGCATAATTCAGATGCTCGCCTGACATTAATTTGCATTTTCTCAAAAGCTTTAACGGAATTTATTCCTTTTATTGTTTCAAAAAAGACAACAGGTATAAAATGTAAGCATAATATTTTTTCATCATGAAGTTTTCTGATTTTACCCAATATAATTTGATATTCACTATCATTCTTAGTCATTGAAGATAGAGCATTTGTATCAATTGAAATAATAATCATAGATTAATGTAAAATAGATCGGATGACATTTGTCAATCACATTTTTATACATCCGGTGGCCCAATCGACCGGTTGCCCGCCCGAACCGGTCTTTGCCTGGTTCGGGTGGGTTCCCGCTGGG
Coding sequences within it:
- the kdsA gene encoding 3-deoxy-8-phosphooctulonate synthase; translation: MDEMINKIGIGEIFFLIAGNCVVEDEKTTFETAEYLKNLCEKLKLPLIYKSSYRKANRTSGKSFASIGDDEAIAILEKVRTKFDLPVLTDIHETNEIELAKNIDVLQIPAFLCRQTELIRAAAATGKWVNIKKGQFLSPENMKEAAEKGVGENGKKIMLTERGTTFGYNNLVVDFRSIEIMRSFGYPVVYDATHSVQRPGGMGTYSGGDKQFIVTLARAAAAVGIDGLFVETHPEPSRAKSDAATQLPLDQMPRLLKQILEIIGK
- a CDS encoding HAD hydrolase family protein; translation: MPTKKKYLAKRQLMERFKKVKALILDVDGVLTDDHIYMGPDGFELKKFHIGDGLSMVLAMRSGLEIMIMSNRPSPATTSRMKDLKIKHVIQAHGDKARIVGEYLKKKKLGFDLKQTVFIGNDIMDVTLAQAAGIGIAVASAHDNLIAVADYITKNNGGQGAVREIIELYFKAIGKKPVDYFTK